Part of the Schaalia odontolytica genome is shown below.
TCTCACGGCAGGTTCCCCTCGTCGAGCGTGGTGACCGTGCAGCGGGCCACGCCCCCCGACCAGCCCAACACGCCGCGGTAGGGGGCACTTCCGGCGACACTCACCCATCCACCCGAGCGCGTCACAGCGTAGGTTCCCGGCGCGTACGCCGCCCGCGCTGCCGCCTGCGGATCCTGCGCACCGGTAGATGCTGCTCTGGCTCCTTCACGAACCGCCTGACACAGGGACGATCCGGTGATTCCCGCCTGAGCAACCGCTACGATGACGCCAATCATCAGGGTGACAGCAACGAACCCAACGGCGTGCTCGACGGTGACATAGCCAGACTCGTCGCGTCTCATCGGGTCCTCAGCGCCTCCTGAATGACAGATTCGAGGGCTGAGCGCACCGCGTCCGATTTGAGGATCACGATGAGTAGTCCCGCGAACCCAGCGGCCGCAATGGTGCCGATCGCATACTCGACCGTGGTAGCCCCCGCCTCCGGATCATGCCGCCCTGAGCGGGCCTCGTCGGTGTCGGCGTCCCCCAGTCGGCGCACCGCCGCCACGAAACGACCGCGCGCGGCGAGCTGGACGCCCAGCGCCGCCAGGTTGATTCGATCGATGATCGTCATTGGTCTGTCCTTTCCTCGTGCGCGCCCCTCGGCGTGCACGCCCAGTGTGAGTCCCTCCACCGCCTGCCCACCATGGGGCCAGGAGGATCTGTGGATATCCGGTGGGAGCACTTCCTTCCTGTGGATGCGCCCGTCTACATGTCGATTCCGGCCATCAGGTAGGCCAGGAGGGGGCCGATCCCCAGCGCGAGGAATGCGGGCAGGAAAAACAACCCCAGGGGAGCGACCAGGCGGACGCCGAGCTCCTCGGCTTTGGTCTTCGCGTCGGCGAGGCGCATCCGGCGCTCCCATGCGGCGCAGCGAGCCAACATCAACTCGGGGGCGGCGCCGCAGGTCCACGCGGCCTCGAGGGCGTCGCGCAGCGGATGAGCCCATCCGGGCGCCTCCTCCCAGGCCTCGGCCCAGGAGACCCCGAGCCGCAGGGAGGCGGCCGTCCAGGCCAGGGTTTCCGTCTCGCAGGCCGATGCGAGGCAGCCAAGCACCCGGGGAATGGCCGCCCCGCTGGCCAGTCCCGAGGCGGCCAGGTCGCACGCGAGGGCGGAGTCCACCTCCTCGCGAACTCGCGCGCACGCCGAGAGAATCCTGTGGCACGAGGCGATTCCCGCGCCCCACGCTGCAGCCCCGACGGCGGCACACAGGCTTCCGGCCCCTCCTCCCGTGTAGAAGGCCCACGGGGAGGCTCCCAGCGAGTATGCCGCGACGATGCCGACGAGGGGAAGGGCGCTCAGGACGCGGGCGGACATGAGGGGGCCCGCGGAGGCCACTCGCCGCGCCTCGGCGACCGCTTGAGCATCGTCGATCGCTCCCCCAATGGCATCGAGGACATCGGCCAGGGGCGCACCGAGCCGGTGACTGTATCGGCAGGCCACAACGATGGAGAAGGCGCTGGAACGAGCGGCATCGGGGGAGCGCGAGCGCGCGGAGGGAAGGCTCCAGCCGCCCTGGGTTCTCGCCCACTGTGCAACGATGCGGGGACAGGAGTCCTGGCCCTGCTCTTCGGCGCCGCCCGCACCGATCCTGCCCAACGCGAGCCGCCAGGCCTCGGCCGCGGGGGACCCCGAACGGAGCCTGGTGGAGACTTCCGCAACCAGGAGCGACAGTTCCCGGGGCGTTGGAGGCCCCTGCGCCCGCCCCCTGTGCCGCCCCGATCCCGCGCCGATCAGGCGGCCACTCGCTGTACCCCCCGACTGAGCGTCGACCTCCCGTTTCGCGCCTCCCGCAGCGCTACGCGCCCACGCGCGCACGATGCGCCGCTCGCGTGCGCCCCGCACGGCGCTCGCCGCGGCTCCGGTCAGAGACCCCAGGACGCACACCCCGAGGGAGATGGCCACGGCGATCCAACCGGCCGATTCGAAGCGGTGAACCACCGCCGCACCCGTGGATGCGGTCAACGCCCCTACCCACCAGCTCATAGCCCCACCCGCCCCGCCAGGGATGTCCACGCCTCGTGGTCGCGGACAGTACCGTCGTCGCTGGAGGTGAGCGCGGGAACGCACTCGAGGATATCGCCCGCCTTCGTGAGGACCCCCACCTCGACCACCCGCCGGTGCCCGCGCTGGTCACGCTTCATGTGCAGGATCGCGTCGAGGGCACTGGCCGCCTGGGCGGCAACCGCCGACTCGCTCATGCCCGCGAGCGCGCCGAGGGCTGCGAGCCGAGCGGGCACCTCGCGCACGCCGTTGGCATGCAGGGTTGCCCACCCCCCGTCGTGGCCCGTGTTGAGGGCGGTGAGCACGTCTCGGACCTCCGGGCCTCGGCATTCCCCCAGGACGAGGCGGTCGGGGCGCATGCGCATCGCGGCACGCACCAGGTCCGCGAGGGTGACGCTCCCTCGCCCCTCGACGTTTGGCTTGCGTTCGATGAGGTGGACGC
Proteins encoded:
- a CDS encoding TadE/TadG family type IV pilus assembly protein, which produces MRRDESGYVTVEHAVGFVAVTLMIGVIVAVAQAGITGSSLCQAVREGARAASTGAQDPQAAARAAYAPGTYAVTRSGGWVSVAGSAPYRGVLGWSGGVARCTVTTLDEGNLP
- a CDS encoding type II secretion system F family protein — protein: MSWWVGALTASTGAAVVHRFESAGWIAVAISLGVCVLGSLTGAAASAVRGARERRIVRAWARSAAGGAKREVDAQSGGTASGRLIGAGSGRHRGRAQGPPTPRELSLLVAEVSTRLRSGSPAAEAWRLALGRIGAGGAEEQGQDSCPRIVAQWARTQGGWSLPSARSRSPDAARSSAFSIVVACRYSHRLGAPLADVLDAIGGAIDDAQAVAEARRVASAGPLMSARVLSALPLVGIVAAYSLGASPWAFYTGGGAGSLCAAVGAAAWGAGIASCHRILSACARVREEVDSALACDLAASGLASGAAIPRVLGCLASACETETLAWTAASLRLGVSWAEAWEEAPGWAHPLRDALEAAWTCGAAPELMLARCAAWERRMRLADAKTKAEELGVRLVAPLGLFFLPAFLALGIGPLLAYLMAGIDM
- a CDS encoding DUF4244 domain-containing protein is translated as MTIIDRINLAALGVQLAARGRFVAAVRRLGDADTDEARSGRHDPEAGATTVEYAIGTIAAAGFAGLLIVILKSDAVRSALESVIQEALRTR